One window of Papaver somniferum cultivar HN1 chromosome 9, ASM357369v1, whole genome shotgun sequence genomic DNA carries:
- the LOC113309044 gene encoding uncharacterized protein LOC113309044 — MASHRSLINVYKNAINVSQVRSIFTTSHLEMSFADKIRRAMAKDPINTQANPHSFTLLRFADEIMSARKALQCKQFEVGRISDETLADSLKQESLIRVLGCFDNTGENVKASQKKEAAKECNCTLGEVENVLGRFRWIKEARKKMDRLKAEGKPVPQNMIEIQKLMGSTAMDFARSN, encoded by the exons ATGGCTTCTCATCGATCTTTGATCAATGTTTACAAGAATGCCATCAATGTCTCCCAAGTCCGTTCGATCTTTACAACCTCACACCTTGAGATGTCTTTTGCTGATAAGATCAGAAGAGCAATGGCTAAAGATCCTATCAACACGCAAGCAAATCCACATTCTTTCACCCTACTTA GATTTGCTGATGAGATAATGAGTGCTAGAAAAGCATTGCAATGTAAGCAATTTGAAGTTGGGAGAATTAGTGATGAGACGCTTGCAGATTCATTAAAGCAAGAATCATTAATTCGAGTTCTTGGATGTTTCGATAATACTGGAGAG AATGTAAAAGCAAGTCAGAAGAAAGAGGCAGCAAAAGAGTGTAATTGCACATTGGGAGAAGTAGAGAATGTGTTGGGGAGGTTTAGGTGGATTAAGGAAGCACGAAAGAAGATGGATAGGTTAAAGGCAGAAGGGAAACCAGTGCCACAGAACATGATCGAG ATTCAAAAGTTGATGGGCTCGACAGCAATGGATTTTGCTAGGTCTAATTAG